The nucleotide sequence AACCAGCGGGCTCAACAGGTGGACGGGCTGGCCGACGATCGAGGCACGGGCCATTTCCACGGCGGTGATGCCGTAATGGCTGGCGGCTTCGGCGAGAACCGGTAACACCCCGTAATAAAATGCGTCGTTAGACATGAAGAACGTGAACGGCATGCTCGCCAGCGCGGTAATCACCGCCAGGTACGGGCCGAGGAAGTCCGGGATCACCGCCAGCAGGCTCTTGGACATGGCATCGACCATGCCGGTACCGGACAGGATGCCGGTGAAGATACCCGCCGCGAAAATCAGCCCGACCACCGCCAGTACGCTGCCGGCATGCGCCGCAACGCGGTCTTTCTGCTGTTGCAGGCACGGATAGTTGACGATCATCGCGATACTGAAGGCCACCATGAACAGCACCGGCAGCGGCAACAGGCCGGCGATCAGGGTGCACATCAGGGCCAGGGTCAAGGCGCCATTGAACCAGATCAGCTTCGGACGACGGGCGTCGGGGAACTGCGACACGCTGATTTCACTGTGGTCGATTTCGTCATGGGCCAGGTGCAATTCACCGAGGCGCGCACGCTCGCGTTTGCCGTACATGTAGGCAATCGCCAGGATCGCCACCACACCGAAGGCCATCGCCGGAATCATCGGCACGAAGATGTCGGACGGATCCACATGCAGCGCACTGGCCGCACGGGCCGTCGGGCCGCCCCAAGGGGTCATGTTCATCACGCCACCGGCGAGGATGATCAGGCCGGCCATGATCCGCGGGCTCATGCCGATGCGGCTGTACAGCGGCAGCATCGCGGCCACGCAGATCATGTAAGTGGTCGCGCCGTCACCATCGAGGGAAACGACGAGCGCCAGAACGGCGGTACCGACCGAAACTTTCAGCGGGTCGCCCTTGACCAGCTTGAGGATCTTGCGCACGGCCGGGTCGAACAGGCCGGAGTCGATCATCAGGGCAAAATAGAGAATCGCGAACATCAGCATCACCCCGGTCGGGGCGAGCTTGGTGATGCCTTCGAGCATCATCGGGCCGATCTTCGGCGCAAAGCCACCGAACAGGGCGAACAGGATCGGGATGATGATCAGGGCGATCAGCGCGGACAGGCGCTTGGTCATGATCAGGAACATGAACGTGATGACCATGGCGAAGCCAAGGAAAGTCAGCATGGGAAATACTCCAGGCGTGGCGCGGCGGGGTTAAGGCGAACCGGACGGGTCAGCGCAGAACGCGGGGCACGGGGCGGACGGATGGAGTAGGTGCAGCGGGACGGGTAGCAGCGGACATCAGGATCACCATTGTTGTTGTTAAAAGGGCCATACGGTTCGTGGAAATCCGTTTCTGGCCACCGGTCTCTGCCGGTAGTGAGGCGATCCTAATCCCGCAAGCTTTCAGCCAGCTTTCGCAGGACAACCGGATGTCATGTCACCGATATTCTTATGTGGCGAGGGGATAACCGTGGCGAGGGAGCTTGCTCCCGCTGGGCTGCGAAGCGGCCCCAACAAAAGCGAGGGCCGCTTCGCGCCCCAGCGGGAGCAAGCTCCCTCGCCACGGTGTCAAAACACCGAAAGATCCAACGGCCGCATCGCCCCCATCCAGATCGCATGGTCGGTGTGGTCCGTCAGCTCATCGCCGGTGTTCGGGTGCAGAAAGATCACCAGCCCGTTGCGATAGAGCGCCAGCCACGGCAGCACCACTCCGATGTACTGCGGATCGAACGACAGCTGACAGCTCCAGTCCGGATGGGGGCCGACCGGGCGTTCGTGGACGCGGCCCATTTTCAGCGGGAACAGACGCGACGCTTCCTCACACAAGGCCCGCGCCTGATCGAGGGTGCTGGCGTCGAAGTAAACATGGGCGTGGTAGCCCTTGATCCGTTGCATGGTCACTCCTTGCGAACCCTCGCCGTTTGTCGCAGGTCAGAGGCTTATACGCGGTAAAAAAGGGAAACAGCCATGAAGAACGCCGAAACCCCGGTCATCAAAGTGGTGCTCTATGGTGCCATGAGCAGCCTCGGCAGTGCGTTGATGGCTGAAATGCTGCGGCGCCAGCATG is from Pseudomonas sp. B21-056 and encodes:
- a CDS encoding CitMHS family transporter, encoding MLTFLGFAMVITFMFLIMTKRLSALIALIIIPILFALFGGFAPKIGPMMLEGITKLAPTGVMLMFAILYFALMIDSGLFDPAVRKILKLVKGDPLKVSVGTAVLALVVSLDGDGATTYMICVAAMLPLYSRIGMSPRIMAGLIILAGGVMNMTPWGGPTARAASALHVDPSDIFVPMIPAMAFGVVAILAIAYMYGKRERARLGELHLAHDEIDHSEISVSQFPDARRPKLIWFNGALTLALMCTLIAGLLPLPVLFMVAFSIAMIVNYPCLQQQKDRVAAHAGSVLAVVGLIFAAGIFTGILSGTGMVDAMSKSLLAVIPDFLGPYLAVITALASMPFTFFMSNDAFYYGVLPVLAEAASHYGITAVEMARASIVGQPVHLLSPLVPSTYLLVALAGIEFGDHQRFTLKWAVLVCLCIMVAALLMGIFPLFSTL
- a CDS encoding DOPA 4,5-dioxygenase family protein, producing MQRIKGYHAHVYFDASTLDQARALCEEASRLFPLKMGRVHERPVGPHPDWSCQLSFDPQYIGVVLPWLALYRNGLVIFLHPNTGDELTDHTDHAIWMGAMRPLDLSVF